GCCGTGTTCGGTGTGGAGTAGATCGGTCACCAGCGCGATGACGACCGGGTGTCCGGTGACGAACTCGGGTGCGAGGCTGTGAGCGTAGGTGAGTGCGTCAATGGCTGCCGGCAGGTTGCGGCGCTGCGTGTGGGCGCGAGCGACGTCGAGTTGGTGTCGCGCCTGGCGTTCCGGGGACAGCGGCGAGGCGTCGAAGGCTTCCGCGACGCGCAGCGCTGCGCCCGCGTCTCCGAGATGGACGGCGACGGTGACACGGTGCAGCGTTGCGTTGTCTGGGCCGAACTCCGTGCCGTAGTCGTTGCGTCCGCGCCCGACGCGGCCGGCGAGTTCGTCGGCGGAATCGAGGTGCTTGTATGCGGCGTCGGCGTCGGCGTCGGCGTGGTCGAGGCGTGCCTCGGCGAGTGCGGATTGTAGGTGGAGCACGCCAGTCAGAGATAGGGCACCGACGTCGCCCTCTTCGACGCGTGCTGCAAGCGCATCGATGGCCGACGATGCAGTGCGGAGGGCGTGGGTGTAGTGGCGGGCGCTCTGAAACACGATGCACAGGCGGAATGACCCTTCGGCCATCAGCAGCGCATCTCCGGTGCGCTCGGCGGCGGCGATGCCGCGGTCTGCGGCGACCCAGGCGGCTGGGAACTCGCCGAGGTTCGACAGGACCGCCGCCAGGGCGTGGTATGCGCGAGCGAGCGACACGTACGCCTGTCGTCGGTCGCGGCCTTTCGTCGTGCGGGCTGCGCTTTCCAGCTCGGGCAGCCGCGCCGCGAGCCGGTCGCGGACGTGTTCGTACTTGGAGGCATGAACGTACTGCCACGCCTCGGATACGGCATCCGCAAGCTCGGTTGTATCGGTCGAGTCATGGGCCGCGAGGACGGCGGTCAGTGCATCGGAGGACGCGAGCGCGAGCGCCAGATCACCCGCCACACTCGGTGCCTCATGGGCGGCGGCGGGCGTGGCCGGCGCCAGGTCAGCGACGGGAACGTCGAGAGCATCGGCCAGTCGCTCTAGCACCGACATACGGTCGATGTGCCGTGCGCCGCGCTCGACCTGTGAGAGCCAGGTCTCGGACCGACCGACCAGCCGGGCGAACTCGCGCTGCGAGAGGCCGCGTTGCTTGCGCAGTCGGGCGATGGTCCGTCCGAGCTGGTTTGAGAGGTCGCTCACCCTGGCAACTTTGACGGTCCCGGCGTCAGAAACTCCACCCGCGTAGCTGCGATGTATGGCTGGCGCTCACGCAGGTACTCCACTGTGTGGGGCGCGCGCTCGTGCGCCTCGAAAGCGGCACGATCTGCGTACAACTCGTAGTGCACCCGCGCCAGCGGCTCACCATCGATCGTGTGCGTGGTGTAGACGAGCGTGCCCGGCTCGTCGTCCCGGATACCCGGTGCGGTCTTGGCAACGAGTGCGTCGTACGCCGCTGCTGCATCCGCGTCCTTCAAGTCGAAGCGCACCACGAGCCCGAACATCATGACCAGCCTTCCATCGCCAGCACCTCGCGTTTCACAGCGTACTTGGAGTGCGGCCAAGTCTTCGACCGCGGTAACGGTAGCAGCACATTGAGTATTGACCCGCACTTTTTGTGCGGCTACTGTCGGTCGACATGACCTGGCCAGGAACAGCAGCCGCGACGCCGGCTCGGATGGAACACCGGGCCGAGGTCGCGTTGAGGACGAGGCGGGGCGGATCGCCGGATCCCCGAGCCGGCGACCGCTCCGCCGAGCAACGCGGGTGTGGTGAAGAGGAGGCGTGAGGGGGATGAGGGGTGACGGTGCAGGCGGTGACGGATCCGCTGAGGACGGTGCTCTGGACGTGGAGCAGCTCGTGGCCATGCATGCGCGGTTGCGGGCCGAGCGCGGCGAGTGGACTGCGGAACAGTTGGCGGCGCTGGACTCGCTGGCTCGCGCTCAGCGGTTCGATGGCATCGAGGCCTACGAGGCTGCTGAGATCGAGTCGCTGATCCAACGTGGCCATGTGCATGGCGCGCGGAAGCGGCTGACCGAGGCGAGGCGCCGCACCAGGTCGGAGCCGGACCACTAGAGCCGGGTCGGGGTCCGTGCCTGATAGTCCCCGAGGTCGGGCACGGCCCCGCCCCCTTTGATCCCGCCGGTGTGACCCACCCCGGCGGTCGCCCTGAGAGATCGAGAGGAACCCGAAGTGAAGGACGAGCTGCAGAATCTGTACGGTGTCGACCTGACGAACGCGACATGGCGGAAGTCGACCTTTTCAAACCCGGAAAACTGTGTCGAGGTCGCGTTGATCGCTGGTGGTGTGGCGGTGCGGGACTCGAAGAACCCGCAGCGCGGCGCGCTGGTGTTCGACAACGCCGAGTGGCGCGCGTTCGTCCGCGGCGCGGCGGCCGGCGAATTCAGCTAGCCGCATGGTGAGGCTGCCCGCCGCGATCGCGCCCCTGGACCGGCGGGCAGACAGTCGGACCGGGCGGGTAGGTCACGTCCCCGTGCCGCCCGCCCGGCCGGCACACACCGTGCGACCCGTACCGGACGCGAACGGAGCAGTCATGCACGACAGGACCGAACCAGCGCACAGGGACAAGGTCGGTCTTGTCCTACTCGCGGTGGCGCTTGTCGCCTCGGTCGTGTTCTGGGCCCTGGCCACCACCTGACCACTCGCGCTCGCGCGATGGCCCGTGCGAGCCCCCGACAGCACCGGCGGCACCGAATGGAGGACCGACCCGCGGCAGTGACCGCTAACGATGACGACGCACTCCGTGCCACCTCGCCCGGCCGGGCCGGCGAGGTGGTCACGGCCTACCGTGACGCCCGCCGCGCCGCCGCCGCGCTCGGTGAGGCTCTGCGGCGGGGTGGCTCCACTGCCGAGGACCTGGCGACTGTCACGCCGAGCCTTGACGATGCCTGCTAGCCCGTCCTGCACGTCCACCTCACCAAGACCGGAGCCGGTCGGCTCCACCGCTTGCTCAGGTCCGAGACGGCCACGCCGGCTCGGATGAGCGGGGACGCCCCGCCCGAGAACCCGGGCTCGCATCACAGGCCGAGGAAGGCGAGGACGATGCCCACCGCCGAGCCCAGGATGATCATGAGCGCGAAGACGATGAGGCCGACGAACATGCCCTTGCCTCGCCGCTCCTGCGGCGGTGGGCCGGCCGAGCCGCGGTGGTAGATCGTGTACGGCGCGGCGTACTCGATGAGCACCGGCATGCCGG
This genomic stretch from Streptosporangiales bacterium harbors:
- a CDS encoding helix-turn-helix domain-containing protein: MSDLSNQLGRTIARLRKQRGLSQREFARLVGRSETWLSQVERGARHIDRMSVLERLADALDVPVADLAPATPAAAHEAPSVAGDLALALASSDALTAVLAAHDSTDTTELADAVSEAWQYVHASKYEHVRDRLAARLPELESAARTTKGRDRRQAYVSLARAYHALAAVLSNLGEFPAAWVAADRGIAAAERTGDALLMAEGSFRLCIVFQSARHYTHALRTASSAIDALAARVEEGDVGALSLTGVLHLQSALAEARLDHADADADAAYKHLDSADELAGRVGRGRNDYGTEFGPDNATLHRVTVAVHLGDAGAALRVAEAFDASPLSPERQARHQLDVARAHTQRRNLPAAIDALTYAHSLAPEFVTGHPVVIALVTDLLHTEHGGDLALRELSGTLGLE
- a CDS encoding antibiotic biosynthesis monooxygenase — translated: MFGLVVRFDLKDADAAAAYDALVAKTAPGIRDDEPGTLVYTTHTIDGEPLARVHYELYADRAAFEAHERAPHTVEYLRERQPYIAATRVEFLTPGPSKLPG
- a CDS encoding DUF397 domain-containing protein gives rise to the protein MTNATWRKSTFSNPENCVEVALIAGGVAVRDSKNPQRGALVFDNAEWRAFVRGAAAGEFS